The segment TTCTATTTTAGCAATCTCTAAAAACTCCACACAACGGAAACGGCAGTCTGCGTGTCCGTTTTTTCTCGCCCAAACGGGACGTCAGTTTGATGTCTTACATTAAACGACAATCGTAAGGACAGGTTCTCCATCAAGGCACTTTCCACACCGGTTTCCGATCGATAGATTGTCGTTTCATCACCAGCTTCCGCCGACAGGTTTTGGAAAAAATTGGCTGATTCCGACATGTTCCACACGTACTCCCCTGCAGCCCTGATGATGACTTCGTTGAACTCATCAATCTCGGTTACCGATCTTCGATAACCAGGACCTACTTCAGTTGATAGACTCATGTTGTCAACATCAGTGAGAAAATTGCGCCCATAGGTAACGGTCACATCTGCCTGGTAGTCGAATCCATTAAAGCGGTCATCTTCATAGGCGCCCCGAACCCCCCAGAAGCTATTTTCATCTATCTGCCTGCGCCCTCTTGCCACATGGTAGAATCTCTGCGCGGTGACATCCCCAAACCTAGAGTTGCGGAGCCCATCAGATGTGAACTGATACTCCCAATTCTCTCTAAGCCAATCAACAGTCACACCATATGAAACGTTTTCCTCTTCAGTATTACCAGAGGTGAAAATGGCTCCCAATTCAATCTCGGTGACAATATCGCCACTCTGCTGAGCGAGTGCGTTGGTCCCCAAGAATACGAACAGCACAATAATAATTCGCTTGCTATTTTCTAACATACAAAGTTCTCCGACTTGGAATCGTTGTTGAATGACGCCGGGCGCATCCATGTCAATCGGCACCATTGCAGTTGGTTTCGTGTTTCAGTTTCTGATTTATTGCTGATTCTGGTAAATATGAACGTCCTGTTGTGGATAGGGGATTGACAGGCCCTCTTTGTCAAACGTTTTATAAACCTGCTCGTTCATTGCAAAGAAAACTCCCCAATAGTCTGCCGCATCAACCCAGCAGCGAACCACGATATTCACGGAACTGTCTGCCAGCTCTACTACTGCTCTGAATGGTTCCGGATCTTTGAGAATTCGGTCATCGGCAGCGATAAGTCGATCGAGCACTTGATAAGCCTTATCCAAATCGTCTCCGTAGCCTATTCCAAAGGTCCAGTCGACTCGCCTAGTTGATTGAGTTGAAAAGTTCACCAATGAGCCAGTAGAGAGCGGGCCATTGGGAATAATGATCGTCTTGTTGTCCGGAGTAGTCATAATTGTCACAAATATCTGGATCTCCTTCACTGAGCCGAGATATCCCTGAGCGTCAATGACATCGCCGACTTTAAACGGCTTAAAAAGCAGAATCATCACACCGCCGGCAAAGTTCTGAAGCGTCCCAGAAAGTGCTAAACCCACTGCCAAGCCAGCCGCACCGAGAATGGCAACAAAGGAAGTCATCTCAATACCCAGAACACCCAACGCAGTGATGTACACCAGGACTTTTAGCAATATCGAGACCATGCTACCCAGGAAACCCTGTAGCGATGGATCCATCCCGCTGCGCGTGAAAGCAGCTTTTATTGCTCTGACTATCATTCCGGCGACCCACAATCCAATTACCAGCGTTGCTAGTGCCGCTAGTAGCTTTGTACCGTAGGTGATTGCCAGATCTATCAGCATGGCGGTGTCTATGTTCTCCAAGTTGAAATTTTCCATAAATATCTCCAGTTACTGTTTTCTGGGCTTTCGAAGAGGCGCGATTTATACACTATCCACCCCTGGGTGTATACATCAGTTCTAGCGGGAAAATCCTGGAATTGCGGTGTTTCATTTATCCATGACAGCGAATCTCCAACAAAGACGACCACCGCGTAGGACTTTGCTTTCGCAGGTCTCTGATCTATGGAGGAGCTCCAGAGTGCAATGTTTTTGGTCAGGTTCACAGCCTTCAATCGGAGCCTACGGATACTGACATCATTCGGATACACTGATCTATCAAGCAAAATCTACTAATGTCCGAGTTGGGTTTATTAGGCGACCTAGCCGCTAGGTCCGCTTTGCGGCGATTTTGGATTTAGTCTCGACCTGCCAGAGGCTAGTCGTTTAGTTTGGATGCAACCAAAGCCTGCCGTATAAACTCTTTCGGGCTGCCATTGA is part of the Gammaproteobacteria bacterium genome and harbors:
- a CDS encoding DUF481 domain-containing protein, which codes for MVPIDMDAPGVIQQRFQVGELCMLENSKRIIIVLFVFLGTNALAQQSGDIVTEIELGAIFTSGNTEEENVSYGVTVDWLRENWEYQFTSDGLRNSRFGDVTAQRFYHVARGRRQIDENSFWGVRGAYEDDRFNGFDYQADVTVTYGRNFLTDVDNMSLSTEVGPGYRRSVTEIDEFNEVIIRAAGEYVWNMSESANFFQNLSAEAGDETTIYRSETGVESALMENLSLRLSFNVRHQTDVPFGREKTDTQTAVSVVWSF
- a CDS encoding mechanosensitive ion channel; protein product: MENFNLENIDTAMLIDLAITYGTKLLAALATLVIGLWVAGMIVRAIKAAFTRSGMDPSLQGFLGSMVSILLKVLVYITALGVLGIEMTSFVAILGAAGLAVGLALSGTLQNFAGGVMILLFKPFKVGDVIDAQGYLGSVKEIQIFVTIMTTPDNKTIIIPNGPLSTGSLVNFSTQSTRRVDWTFGIGYGDDLDKAYQVLDRLIAADDRILKDPEPFRAVVELADSSVNIVVRCWVDAADYWGVFFAMNEQVYKTFDKEGLSIPYPQQDVHIYQNQQ